The segment ATTAGGTTCGGGTTTGGATAGTCCTAGGTAGAATTGTAactacagtagaacctctataaattaatacttgataaattaataatctctataaattaataaatttcgctGGTCCCAACTTGGGCatgtataaaatatgatagaaatcgataaaataataagataataatatttttaaaactcccatgtaaatatatagtcccattaaaatcataaattaataatctatcaatatatatattttatatatgtataacctaaaattatattattggttttatattcacaataaaaatatatttattttcttaacatttcaatatattttgataatatttagtagaATTATATCCAAAATCACATAAcaattctatgaaacataaaaatatataccaaataagataataaaacaatatgaaagtcaaatttctaaaatttaaataatgtatgtatggtaaaatcaaatttttatttattttataaacaaaaatagaaaaaaatagaaaaaaaaactaaaaataattttttaaaattaatatctctataaattaataaaattttaaagttctgactttattaatttatagaggttctactgtatcTAAGTTTCTCTTGATTTCGTTATCTTTTACtaaatttttctatttaaataaatatatatttatttccagTTTTGGGCAGAAGTATACCAGAATCTTTTATTTCGGGATGAGTACTCGAGCGTTTGATTCAAACTTGAATCAGTTTCAGACTCGTGTTACTTTCTGTTCAGGTTATGAAAACGTCAAAAGGTAATGTAAGCCTTGCTTTACTTAACAAGAAGCTCAATGCCAAGGAGTAATTTCAGGCTTCAAGTTATGTACAAGCTTCATCTTTTAGGTAGATCTTTATTAGAATACATAAATTGCAGATGAGATTAGTGAAATTGTTGTCTCCAATTACGGCTGTCCTTAAGAGGTTTTTGTAAATTAGAGATCATTTAGATAGATTGGCAGTGGCAATACAATGTATATTGAATTGGTGCAGAATGATTTTGGCTCTTACAGTTACAAATTCCCTTCAACAAGACCTTACTAACTGTTGATAACATATGAAATGAAAGCTGAGATTTTGCAATTTCCATGTGAATTCAAAGGAACAAAACAAGACTCACCTCTCACTCTGATTCAAAAACTAAACAGAGCAGAGCCTAAAAAAAGACTTTTGACTCTCACTCTCACGTAGGGAGAGCACTCCTACGTGAcatatagtaatatatatattcatgaacTTAATGAACAAGTAACTGGGTCCTTTCGATACAGTGCAAATATCAGGAGCTTGAGCATCTAAAATAGCTTTTAAAGTTCATCGTGCAGGGGTTGTTGCATAGGAATATCAACATTTGGAACTGTATTCCCTGCATCAAACTGTTGTCCGAGAGGCATGGCATCACCATTTGCTGCTTTTCCAGCCAGTCGAGATTTAATGGCAGCCGTAGCCAGCTGTTGCAGTCTCAGAATCCCAATCCGCTTTGAAACAACGTAAAGAACAGCGCAGGCGAAGAGGGAAAATCCAATAATGAGGATTATCCTGTTGTTGATAGTATCAAAAGAGTTCTTATTATACTATACCATTCACCAGGAGGAGAGTTGCTGGTTAATCAGaatctattatattttcaagtacCTGTCAATTACGTCTTGACGTTGCATTGTAGAAAGTAGATTCCGAGTCCTCGACAAGAGAGACCTGTGTCCCTTGTATTCACTCTCGGCTTTCTTAAGTACTCCAGTAGATTCATCTACGAAAAGTAAACATAGATTATATGTCAGTTTTAGTGTCTTTAACTATCTTCACTAAATACTTTAAATCATAAAGGTCAGATTGGTGCATTATGGAATGACATACCAAAGGCCACGAGAGTGTTTGTACTTCTCTCCACTTCCTGTAAGCCCCAAACGTCAAGAGAGAATGTTTGaatcagttttaatttttgtttatggGTTTGTTTCTTTGGTCTAGagcagaacaaaaaaaaaagcaagcaGAAAATAGCTGTTCTGACCTGCACCATCAGTTGCCGTGAACGCCTGAGACTTTCAGTTATGCTTTCAGCATCCGACGTCACGCCAGCATTTGCTCTAAGAACAACCAAGAACGTCTTAGATACACCGAAACTAACAGTAAACTATATGATAGAGTGCGCTACTTTAACCAATAATCAAAAGCATAATAATTATAAGTAAAACTGTTTCAAACAAATGGTTAAAGTTAAGCAGGATTGATGTTAACTTACTGTCGTTTACGTCTGAGATCAGTGGACTCTGTTCCACCACCGAGAAGAAGCTCTCTCTACAATCATTGTAAGCACTCATTagtctttataaaaaaaaaacttcaaaaggAGATGGGTGGTACATAACAGAAGCAGAGAGACTTACCTCTTGTTGAGCAGCTTTCCTCATGTTATCCTTTGCTTTCAAATTAGCACTTCTCAGGTTAACCCTCAAACTGGACCGACCACAAACAAGAAACAACCCAGATTCAATTTGGTCaatcaaacacacacaaaaaaccTTACTTTTACTGCTACTACCACATCATCTACAAAAAGCACACACCTTTGATACTGATTCTTCCAGGTTTCAAGCATGGAGTGAGTGGACTGGACCTGGTGATCAGAAGGGAGCTGAGGAGCGAGGAGATCGAGATTGAATTGAAGAGAGTTGAGAAGAGAGAGACCGTCCTGAGCCAATCCGTTGAGCCTCTGTAGAGAAATCTTCTCCTCGCCTCCTCTACTTGATTCGCTACCGTACTCTTGTATCGCTATGATATGTTCGATGGTCTTCTCGTACGCGTCGTCCCATTCTCTCTTCGTCTTCTCCACTTGTACTACTACCTCGTCCTCCATCTCTCACTTGCACATCATCATACACACaattatctttattattaatcaaatcaaagCGAAAACGAATATTCAGAAATCAATACAGACACAAGGGAATCATAATATAATGGTTTCTGTATGAATTATGATCAAGAAACATCAACAGAAGACACGGAATCAAAACTGATGCTCAATCCCTAAACTACCACTTACATTGGTTGAGCGAAAGATTAGAACAGTGTAACTGAAAGAGAGAACGAAGAAGATCGGCCAACGAAAGTGGAGATCCAAATTCGTTTCTGGGAAAGCAATTAgacgaagaaagaaaaaaaaaatcgttttttttttggaggaTGATAAACGACGTAGTTCTAtctgaaggaaaaaaaacataagcaCTACTTTAAATGGACTATAGATTGGTGTAGGCTctggtgttaaaaaaaaaaaagattggtgTAACTACGTCGtgcttatgttttttttttatcaatcttCAAAGTTTAACTTTTATCAatcacaataatttttttaaagtgaaaATTTTTTTTAGGTCAAAATAATGATAACTAGATGTTTTGTCCGCACTTGCgggcttaataattttaaaaattactaaataaatatattatcaattcgaaaaccattaaaataaattattttcatgtctttgatatatttaatagttaattaaatattaattttatatacaataaagtttattttaataaaaaatatttattatgtaaaaatttgaaaataatattcatatattcgttaaaaatatatacatggatttatatttatttttaaaatatttttgatgtaaaatattattagatcacataatatataattttgtagataatgatgagaatcaaattaatgaaattttgtttttaatttttgagtaattctatattaacaaatctaatctaattatgtattaaggataatgaagattttaaatgctataacttttaacgtgagagaaagaaaaccgctttgaatatagtattataaactaaatgttctcttttcagttatataaaattgataacttttcttgattaatctttagttattttttctgttttattttagtttta is part of the Raphanus sativus cultivar WK10039 chromosome 5, ASM80110v3, whole genome shotgun sequence genome and harbors:
- the LOC108856790 gene encoding uncharacterized protein LOC108856790 encodes the protein MEDEVVVQVEKTKREWDDAYEKTIEHIIAIQEYGSESSRGGEEKISLQRLNGLAQDGLSLLNSLQFNLDLLAPQLPSDHQVQSTHSMLETWKNQYQSLRVNLRSANLKAKDNMRKAAQQERELLLGGGTESTDLRRKRQANAGVTSDAESITESLRRSRQLMVQEVERSTNTLVAFDESTGVLKKAESEYKGHRSLLSRTRNLLSTMQRQDVIDRIILIIGFSLFACAVLYVVSKRIGILRLQQLATAAIKSRLAGKAANGDAMPLGQQFDAGNTVPNVDIPMQQPLHDEL